One Gossypium hirsutum isolate 1008001.06 chromosome A11, Gossypium_hirsutum_v2.1, whole genome shotgun sequence genomic window carries:
- the LOC107923948 gene encoding auxin response factor 2 isoform X1: MTTSEISIKGNCVNGRGDSFSSGYTEPRDTRNTMEGQNGHSARTAAVRETVDPERALYTELWHACAGPLVTVPREGERVFYFPQGHIEQVEASTHQVSEQQMPVYDLPPKILCRVINVQLKAEPDTDEVFAQVTLLPEHTQDENMVDKEPPILEPPRFQVHSFCKTLTASDTSTHGGFSVLRRHADECLPPLDMSLQPPTQELVSKDLHGNEWRFRHIFRGQPRRHLLQSGWSVFVSSKKLVAGDAFIFLRGENGELRVGVRRALRQQGNVPSSVISSHSMHLGVLATAWHAYTTRTIFTVYYKPRTSPAEFIVPFNQYMESVKNNYSIGMRFKMRFEGEEAPEQRFTGTIVGIEDADPKRWQGSKWRCLKVRWDETSTIPRPERVSPWKIEHALSPPALNPLPMPRPKRPRTNAVSSSPDSSVLTREGSSKVTVDPLPASSFSRVLPGQEFSTLRGTFAESNDSDTADRSVMWPPSIDDEKVDVAHGERKFGSENWMPSRRHEPTYTDLLSGFGSNADTSRGYYPSFVDQTSVAGNSGKKQLLDQEGKLGAWSLLPSGLSLKLSDSSTDPPLQGSDVPYQARGNGRFCGFGDYPILEGRRIECTRGNWLMPPPSTSCYDNSVHSRDLMPKTSLVQEHKNGKSREGNCKLFGIPLISISSASGPAVSHISAFAKPVGHMQAALHQIHALKSDKRSENSNASQMAEDVSAFNEQEKMGQPHAREFQSKPSTASTRSCTKVLMQGTALGRSVDLTKFNNYDELIAELDQLFEFGGELMAPQKNWLVVYTDDEGDMMLVGDDPWQEFCAMVRKIGIYTREEVQKMKPGSLGSKFEDIPVPSEGTVAKEVNCPSASSAKNCSGFLETWGVAW, encoded by the exons ATGACTACGTCGGAGATATCGATAAAAGGAAATTGTGTCAACGGAAGAGGAGATAGTTTTTCTTCCGGTTATACTGAGCCACGAGATACTAGGAACACCATGGAAGGGCAGAACGGTCATTCCGCTCGTACAGCTGCCGTCAGAG AAACCGTAGACCCCGAAAGGGCGCTGTATACGGAGCTATGGCATGCATGTGCTGGACCTCTGGTGACGGTCCCTCGCGAAGGAGAGCGCGTGTTCTACTTTCCTCAAGGTCACATAGAACAG GTTGAGGCGTCTACTCATCAGGTATCAGAACAGCAGATGCCGGTGTATGACCTTCCACCAAAGATCCTTTGTCGTGTGATTAACGTACAATTAAAG GCTGAACCGGATACTGATGAGGTTTTTGCTCAAGTGACTTTGCTTCCTGAACATACT CAAGATGAGAACATGGTGGACAAGGAGCCTCCCATTCTTGAACCCCCACGGTTCCAAGTGCATTCGTTTTGCAAAACCCTGACTGCTTCAGATACGAGTACCCATGGTGGATTTTCAGTGCTCAGGCGGCATGCTGATGAATGTCTTCCACCACTG GATATGTCGCTGCAACCTCCAACACAGGAGCTGGTTTCTAAGGATTTGCATGGAAATGAGTGGCGATTCCGGCATATCTTCAGGG GTCAGCCACGAAGACACTTGCTTCAAAGCGGTTGGAGTGTTTTTGTTAGCTCCAAGAAGCTTGTTGCTGGGGAtgcatttatatttttaag AGGCGAGAATGGAGAATTGCGCGTTGGTGTACGGCGAGCATTGAGACAGCAGGGCAACGTTCCTTCATCGGTTATATCAAGTCATAGCATGCATCTTGGTGTGCTAGCGACAGCATGGCATGCCTACACTACCAGAACCATATTCACTGTGTATTACAAACCCAG GACAAGTCCAGCTGAGTTCATTGTTCCATTTAATCAGTACATGGAGTCTGTAAAGAACAATTACTCAATAGGGATGAGGTTCAAAATGAGATTTGAAGGTGAAGAAGCTCCTGAACAGAG GTTTACTGGAACAATAGTTGGAATCGAAGATGCTGATCCAAAGAGGTGGCAGGGTTCCAAATGGAGATGCCTGAAG gtgCGATGGGATGAAACGTCTACAATACCTCGTCCCGAGAGAGTTTCTCCTTGGAAAATTGAACATGCTTTGTCTCCTCCTGCACTTAATCCCCTTCCAATGCCCCGGCCAAAAAGGCCTCGAACTAATGCTGTATCTTCATCCCCTGATTCCTCTGTACTTACTAGGGAAG GTTCTTCCAAAGTTACTGTAGACCCTTTGCCGGCCAGTTCATTTTCAAGGGTCTTGCCAGGTCAAGAATTCTCGACCTTGAGAGGCACATTTGCTGAGAGTAATGATTCTGACACTGCTGATAGGTCAGTGATGTGGCCACCTTCAATAGATGATGAGAAGGTTGATGTAGCTCATGGTGAAAGAAAATTTGGGTCAGAGAATTGGATGCCCTCTAGGAGGCATGAACCAACTTACACAGATTTGCTCTCAGGTTTTGGGTCGAATGCTGATACATCACGTGGATATTATCCGTCCTTTGTTGATCAAACTTCAGTAGCTGGTAATTCGGGGAAAAAACAATTACTAGATCAAGAAGGGAAGCTTGGCGCTTGGTCCCTCCTGCCATCTGGTCTCTCACTCAAGTTGTCTGACAGTAGTACAGACCCTCCTTTGCAAGGTTCTGATGTGCCTTATCAGGCACGGGGAAATGGTAGATTTTGTGGTTTTGGTGACTACCCTATACTTGAAGGTCGTAGGATTGAATGCACACGTGGTAATTGGTTGATGCCTCCCCCATCCACTTCTTGTTATGATAATTCAGTCCATTCAAGAGATTTAATGCCGAAAACATCATTGGTTCAAGAACATAAGAATGGAAAATCTAGAGAAGGAAACTGCAAGCTCTTTGGTATTCCTCTCATAAGTATCTCTAGCGCTTCAGGGCCTGCAGTCTCCCATATTAGTGCTTTCGCCAAGCCTGTAGGACATATGCAAGCTGCATTGCACCAAATTCATGCACTTAAATCTGATAAAAGGTCTGAAAATTCAAACGCCTCCCAGATGGCAGAGGATGTTTCTGCTTTTAATGAGCAGGAGAAAATGGGTCAGCCCCATGCACGGGAGTTTCAAAGCAAACCGTCTACTGCTTCAACTAGGAGTTGTACTAAG GTTCTTATGCAGGGGACTGCTCTTGGAAGGTCTGTGGACCTTACTAAGTTCAACAACTATGATGAGTTGATCGCTGAATTGGATCAATTATTTGAGTTTGGAGGTGAATTAATGGCCCCTCAAAAGAACTGGCTTGTTGTTTATACTGATGATGAGGGTGATATGATGCTTGTTGGCGATGATCCTTGGCA GGAATTTTGTGCCATGGTCCGCAAGATTGGTATCTACACTAGGGAAGAGGTCCAGAAGATGAAGCCAGGGTCGTTGGGTTCAAAGTTTGAGGACATTCCAGTTCCCTCAGAGGGTACAGTTGCAAAAGAAGTAAACTGTCCATCAGCATCTAGTGCAAAGAATTGTTCAGG ATTTTTGGAGACATGGGGAGTGGCATGGTAA
- the LOC107923948 gene encoding auxin response factor 2 isoform X2, translating to MTTSEISIKGNCVNGRGDSFSSGYTEPRDTRNTMEGQNGHSARTAAVRETVDPERALYTELWHACAGPLVTVPREGERVFYFPQGHIEQVEASTHQVSEQQMPVYDLPPKILCRVINVQLKAEPDTDEVFAQVTLLPEHTQDENMVDKEPPILEPPRFQVHSFCKTLTASDTSTHGGFSVLRRHADECLPPLDMSLQPPTQELVSKDLHGNEWRFRHIFRGQPRRHLLQSGWSVFVSSKKLVAGDAFIFLRGENGELRVGVRRALRQQGNVPSSVISSHSMHLGVLATAWHAYTTRTIFTVYYKPRTSPAEFIVPFNQYMESVKNNYSIGMRFKMRFEGEEAPEQRFTGTIVGIEDADPKRWQGSKWRCLKVRWDETSTIPRPERVSPWKIEHALSPPALNPLPMPRPKRPRTNAVSSSPDSSVLTREGSSKVTVDPLPASSFSRVLPGQEFSTLRGTFAESNDSDTADRSVMWPPSIDDEKVDVAHGERKFGSENWMPSRRHEPTYTDLLSGFGSNADTSRGYYPSFVDQTSVAGNSGKKQLLDQEGKLGAWSLLPSGLSLKLSDSSTDPPLQGSDVPYQARGNGRFCGFGDYPILEGRRIECTRGNWLMPPPSTSCYDNSVHSRDLMPKTSLVQEHKNGKSREGNCKLFGIPLISISSASGPAVSHISAFAKPVGHMQAALHQIHALKSDKRSENSNASQMAEDVSAFNEQEKMGQPHAREFQSKPSTASTRSCTKVLMQGTALGRSVDLTKFNNYDELIAELDQLFEFGGELMAPQKNWLVVYTDDEGDMMLVGDDPWQEFCAMVRKIGIYTREEVQKMKPGSLGSKFEDIPVPSEGTVAKEVNCPSASSAKNCSG from the exons ATGACTACGTCGGAGATATCGATAAAAGGAAATTGTGTCAACGGAAGAGGAGATAGTTTTTCTTCCGGTTATACTGAGCCACGAGATACTAGGAACACCATGGAAGGGCAGAACGGTCATTCCGCTCGTACAGCTGCCGTCAGAG AAACCGTAGACCCCGAAAGGGCGCTGTATACGGAGCTATGGCATGCATGTGCTGGACCTCTGGTGACGGTCCCTCGCGAAGGAGAGCGCGTGTTCTACTTTCCTCAAGGTCACATAGAACAG GTTGAGGCGTCTACTCATCAGGTATCAGAACAGCAGATGCCGGTGTATGACCTTCCACCAAAGATCCTTTGTCGTGTGATTAACGTACAATTAAAG GCTGAACCGGATACTGATGAGGTTTTTGCTCAAGTGACTTTGCTTCCTGAACATACT CAAGATGAGAACATGGTGGACAAGGAGCCTCCCATTCTTGAACCCCCACGGTTCCAAGTGCATTCGTTTTGCAAAACCCTGACTGCTTCAGATACGAGTACCCATGGTGGATTTTCAGTGCTCAGGCGGCATGCTGATGAATGTCTTCCACCACTG GATATGTCGCTGCAACCTCCAACACAGGAGCTGGTTTCTAAGGATTTGCATGGAAATGAGTGGCGATTCCGGCATATCTTCAGGG GTCAGCCACGAAGACACTTGCTTCAAAGCGGTTGGAGTGTTTTTGTTAGCTCCAAGAAGCTTGTTGCTGGGGAtgcatttatatttttaag AGGCGAGAATGGAGAATTGCGCGTTGGTGTACGGCGAGCATTGAGACAGCAGGGCAACGTTCCTTCATCGGTTATATCAAGTCATAGCATGCATCTTGGTGTGCTAGCGACAGCATGGCATGCCTACACTACCAGAACCATATTCACTGTGTATTACAAACCCAG GACAAGTCCAGCTGAGTTCATTGTTCCATTTAATCAGTACATGGAGTCTGTAAAGAACAATTACTCAATAGGGATGAGGTTCAAAATGAGATTTGAAGGTGAAGAAGCTCCTGAACAGAG GTTTACTGGAACAATAGTTGGAATCGAAGATGCTGATCCAAAGAGGTGGCAGGGTTCCAAATGGAGATGCCTGAAG gtgCGATGGGATGAAACGTCTACAATACCTCGTCCCGAGAGAGTTTCTCCTTGGAAAATTGAACATGCTTTGTCTCCTCCTGCACTTAATCCCCTTCCAATGCCCCGGCCAAAAAGGCCTCGAACTAATGCTGTATCTTCATCCCCTGATTCCTCTGTACTTACTAGGGAAG GTTCTTCCAAAGTTACTGTAGACCCTTTGCCGGCCAGTTCATTTTCAAGGGTCTTGCCAGGTCAAGAATTCTCGACCTTGAGAGGCACATTTGCTGAGAGTAATGATTCTGACACTGCTGATAGGTCAGTGATGTGGCCACCTTCAATAGATGATGAGAAGGTTGATGTAGCTCATGGTGAAAGAAAATTTGGGTCAGAGAATTGGATGCCCTCTAGGAGGCATGAACCAACTTACACAGATTTGCTCTCAGGTTTTGGGTCGAATGCTGATACATCACGTGGATATTATCCGTCCTTTGTTGATCAAACTTCAGTAGCTGGTAATTCGGGGAAAAAACAATTACTAGATCAAGAAGGGAAGCTTGGCGCTTGGTCCCTCCTGCCATCTGGTCTCTCACTCAAGTTGTCTGACAGTAGTACAGACCCTCCTTTGCAAGGTTCTGATGTGCCTTATCAGGCACGGGGAAATGGTAGATTTTGTGGTTTTGGTGACTACCCTATACTTGAAGGTCGTAGGATTGAATGCACACGTGGTAATTGGTTGATGCCTCCCCCATCCACTTCTTGTTATGATAATTCAGTCCATTCAAGAGATTTAATGCCGAAAACATCATTGGTTCAAGAACATAAGAATGGAAAATCTAGAGAAGGAAACTGCAAGCTCTTTGGTATTCCTCTCATAAGTATCTCTAGCGCTTCAGGGCCTGCAGTCTCCCATATTAGTGCTTTCGCCAAGCCTGTAGGACATATGCAAGCTGCATTGCACCAAATTCATGCACTTAAATCTGATAAAAGGTCTGAAAATTCAAACGCCTCCCAGATGGCAGAGGATGTTTCTGCTTTTAATGAGCAGGAGAAAATGGGTCAGCCCCATGCACGGGAGTTTCAAAGCAAACCGTCTACTGCTTCAACTAGGAGTTGTACTAAG GTTCTTATGCAGGGGACTGCTCTTGGAAGGTCTGTGGACCTTACTAAGTTCAACAACTATGATGAGTTGATCGCTGAATTGGATCAATTATTTGAGTTTGGAGGTGAATTAATGGCCCCTCAAAAGAACTGGCTTGTTGTTTATACTGATGATGAGGGTGATATGATGCTTGTTGGCGATGATCCTTGGCA GGAATTTTGTGCCATGGTCCGCAAGATTGGTATCTACACTAGGGAAGAGGTCCAGAAGATGAAGCCAGGGTCGTTGGGTTCAAAGTTTGAGGACATTCCAGTTCCCTCAGAGGGTACAGTTGCAAAAGAAGTAAACTGTCCATCAGCATCTAGTGCAAAGAATTGTTCAGGGTAA